One window of Podarcis raffonei isolate rPodRaf1 chromosome 15, rPodRaf1.pri, whole genome shotgun sequence genomic DNA carries:
- the VSIG10L2 gene encoding V-set and immunoglobulin domain-containing protein 10-like 2 — protein sequence MDYGLTRNLQIRSLLKIIYILPTVAYGQLLPLKETKYEEHVVKGVRDRSVLLPCGDAASPMVVFWSFTKLGSDIPRAVAISNGVESKVERGSGVLGNVTLDNSTLEIENLKTAAEGRFLCQAMYGEEDEIKVVYFYIELIVLVPVSKPFLQMNNSTPVEGMPVVMTCTVREGTPPVTYSWQRYTNRDGTVSVAETVEGLLNLTSSNRTQMGWYTCTTQNEVNSQTSDRMYLDVIYGPDEPVISVEPFAVNQHGFSANEQEEVILTCLASSNPPSHYIWFYNSSQVYSGQKYVITRISRTQTGIYTCLAQNMHLNTRTQTAIILTVYYLPKGKPSCTPLPATNFQDLALRCSWQGGFPPVRLRWVKSRWGGNSTATYSNATQIHHGKDVRNGTSYTCLASHPALRDETICRTTVWVPGGNLTCSAVATKQNEFLMLTCDWAGGEPRVTLWWRDWKDHVLGGLKQSHNIFVMKSNATLGGKEFTCVAAHPLLTRATECRVHLEPPKLVVDRSKVSLFEGNEVELACLLEGAYLGSEVFWYNNKNQVVRTDARKYRLQQENAWLNLTLRDTEWMKDSGTYRCAAMNAVGNTSASINLLVKKYPSPPNVTISKLMYTRHRTEVELEWQTQGSGNLTGFVVQMREAKKAPKNQLASSWETVVSDIDPDTRDQKLGGLDPAIVYAFRILAVNHRTTGHPSEVKTPADPPFNAYPAVIGAAVAGMIVATVTSLLVFQYIIRNRENNPRLHDLLFRMAGGEAREHISTPEDAETAAGMEGGTSEQLGEPSTEAEETAAEVSPGEGTEVPEDSAAAQEEAPAPAPVPDPTADDPPVNVTITVTTTP from the exons GTCAGCTGCTCCCTTTAAAAGAAACCAAGTATGAGGAACATGTGGTCAAAGGGGTGCGCGATCGCTCTGTGCTTCTGCCATGCGGTGATGCGGCTTCGCCCATGGTTGTCTTCTGGAGTTTCACCAAGCTGGGCTCGGACATCCCCAGAGCTGTCGCAATCAGCAATGGCGTAGAGTCCAAAGTGGAGAGGGGCTCTGGTGTTCTGGGGAATGTGACGTTGGATAACAGCACCCTGGAGATCGAGAACCTGAAAACGGCAGCGGAAGGGCGCTTCCTGTGCCAGGCAATGTATGGCGAAGAAGATGAGATCAAAGTCGTTTATTTCTATATTGAGCTCATCGTTTTGG TTCCTGTTTCAAAGCCTTTCCTGCAGATGAACAATTCAACGCCCGTGGAAGGCATGCCTGTTGTGATGACATGCACAGTGAGAGAGGGGACGCCTCCTGTTACATATTCATGGCAGCGCTACACTAACCGGGATGGCACAGTATCTGTCGCAGAAACAGTGGAAGGTCTATTGAACCTGACATCGTCTAACCGGACTCAGATGGGCTGGTACACCTGCACCACCCAAAATGAAGTCAATAGCCAAACCAGCGACAGGATGTACCTTGACGTTATCT ATGGGCCTGATGAACCAGTGATCAGTGTGGAGCCGTTTGCTGTAAACCAACATGGCTTCTCAGCCAATGAGCAAGAAGAGGTGATCCTGACATGCCTGGCATCGTCTAATCCACCCAGCCACTATATTTGGTTCTACAATAGCTCCCAAGTCTACTCTGGTCAGAAGTATGTGATCACCAGGATTTCAAGGACCCAAACAGGAATCTATACTTGCCTTGCTCAGAACATGCACCTGAATACACGTACCCAGACCGCCATTATCTTAACAGTCTACT ATCTGCCCAAGGGGAAGCCCAGCTGCACTCCGCTGCCAGCCACCAATTTCCAAGACCTTGCCCTGCGCTGTTCGTGGCAGGGAGGGTTCCCCCCGGTGCGGCTGCGGTGGGTGAAATCCCGGTGGGGAGGAAACAGCACAGCAACCTACTCCAATGCCACCCAAATCCATCACGGCAAAGACGTTCGCAACGGGACCTCCTACACTTGCCTGGCTTCTCACCCAGCGCTCAGAGACGAGACCATCTGCAGAACCACTGTGT GGGTCCCTGGTGGGAACCTGACCTGCAGCGCCGTAGCAACGAAGCAGAACGAATTCCTCATGCTGACCTGTGACTGGGCAGGCGGAGAACCCCGGGTGACTCTGTGGTGGAGAGACTGGAAGGACCACGTGCTCGGAGGACTGAAACAATCCCACAACATCTTCGTCATGAAATCAAACGCCACCCTGGGGGGCAAGGAATTCACCTGCGTGGCAGCCCACCCACTTCTCACAAGAGCTACTGAGTGCCGGGTCCATTTGG aaCCTCCTAAGCTTGTGGTAGACAGATCCAAAGTGTCGCTGTTTGAAGGCAATGAGGTTGAGCTGGCCTGTTTGCTCGAAGGCGCCTACCTGGGATCAGAAGTCTTTTGGTACAACAACAAGAATCAGGTCGTCAGAACGGATGCGAGGAAATACCGGCTACAGCAGGAGAACGCCTGGCTTAACTTGACCCTCCGGGACACAGAGTGGATGAAAGACAGCGGTACCTATCGCTGCGCTGCCATGAATGCTGTGGGCAACACCTCTGCCAGCATCAACCTGCTGGTTAAAA AGTACCCCTCCCCGCCCAATGTGACAATCAGCAAGCTGATGTACACTCGCCACCGCACAGAGGTGGAACTGGAGTGGCAGACCCAGGGCTCGGGGAATTTGACCGGCTTTGTGGTCCAGATGAGGGAAGCAAAGAAGGCTCCCAAAAACCAGCTGGCCAGCAGCTGGGAAACAGTGGTCAGTGATATTGACCCCGACACCCGTGACCAGAAGCTGGGTGGGTTGGATCCTGCAATTGTGTATGCCTTCCGCATCTTGGCTGTCAACCACCGGACGACTGGGCACCCCTCTGAAGTAAAGACACCAG CCGACCCTCCTTTTAATGCTTACCCTGCAGTGATTGGTGCCGCAGTGGCAGGAATGATAGTGGCAACAGTTACATCCCTCTTGGTGTTCCAGTACATCATTCGGAACCGGGAGAATAATCCAA GGTTACACGACCTGCTCTTCAGAAT GGCTGGGGGAGAAGCCCGTGAGCACATCAGCACTCCAGAAGATGCTGAGACAGCAGCAGGGATGGAAGGAGGGACCAGTgagcagcttggagagccttccACGGAAGCCGAGGAAACAGCAGCAG AGGTTAGCCCCGGGGAGGGTACAGAAGTCCCAGAGGATTCGGCAGCGGCCCAGGAAGAAGCCCCAGCTCCAGCGCCTGTCCCAGATCCCACCGCTGATGACCCTCCAGTTAATGTGACAATCACAGTGACCACGACCCCGTGA